The Candidatus Eisenbacteria bacterium genome has a segment encoding these proteins:
- a CDS encoding 2-oxoacid:ferredoxin oxidoreductase subunit beta translates to MTVVDSNAPQGAGRNRVGLTKADYDGSKTTLCPGCGHNAITGGIIQAAFEANLEPWKVAKLSGIGCSSKTPAYFLGQTHGFNAVHGRMPSIATGTFVANRELLLIGVSGDGDTASIGLGQFCHLVRRNVPVVYIIENNGVYGLTKGQFSATADIGSTMKGGKPNDLMPIDCCAIALELGCGFVARSFSGDQKQLRALLKAAFAHHGTAVIDVISPCVTFADHEGSTKSYAFVKEHDSPLHSIDFVPFYEDIHVDYEPGTTREVKMPDGSHIVLQKLGDDFDPTDRTAAMNVLQQAKRDQRLVTGLLHVEPALRAYDDELGLVPTALAKLPLDVVRPPKRVLEEVMEQLRTGKG, encoded by the coding sequence ATGACCGTGGTTGATTCGAACGCTCCGCAGGGCGCCGGCCGCAATCGTGTGGGACTCACCAAGGCCGACTACGACGGATCGAAGACCACGCTGTGCCCCGGCTGCGGGCACAACGCGATCACCGGCGGCATCATCCAGGCCGCGTTCGAGGCGAACCTCGAACCGTGGAAGGTGGCGAAGCTCTCGGGCATCGGTTGCTCGAGCAAGACGCCCGCGTACTTCCTGGGCCAGACGCACGGATTCAACGCCGTGCACGGCCGCATGCCGAGCATCGCCACCGGAACCTTCGTGGCCAATCGCGAGCTGCTGCTGATCGGCGTCTCGGGCGACGGCGATACCGCGAGCATCGGTCTGGGGCAGTTCTGCCACCTCGTACGCCGCAACGTGCCGGTGGTCTACATCATCGAGAACAACGGCGTGTACGGGCTCACGAAGGGTCAGTTCTCGGCGACCGCTGACATCGGCAGCACCATGAAGGGCGGCAAGCCCAACGATCTGATGCCGATCGATTGCTGCGCGATCGCGCTGGAACTCGGCTGCGGCTTCGTGGCGCGTTCGTTCTCGGGCGATCAGAAGCAGCTCCGCGCATTGCTCAAGGCCGCGTTCGCGCATCACGGCACCGCCGTGATCGACGTGATCAGCCCGTGCGTGACGTTCGCCGACCACGAAGGCTCGACCAAGTCGTACGCGTTCGTGAAGGAGCACGACTCGCCGCTCCACAGCATCGACTTCGTGCCGTTCTACGAAGACATCCACGTGGACTACGAGCCCGGCACCACGCGCGAAGTGAAGATGCCCGACGGCTCGCACATCGTGCTGCAGAAGCTCGGCGACGACTTCGACCCCACCGATCGCACCGCCGCGATGAACGTGCTGCAGCAGGCGAAGCGCGATCAGCGGCTCGTGACGGGGCTGCTGCACGTGGAGCCCGCGTTGCGCGCGTATGACGATGAACTCGGGCTCGTGCCGACGGCGCTCGCGAAGCTGCCGCTCGATGTGGTGCGCCCGCCCAAGCGCGTGCTCGAGGAAGTGATGGAGCAGCTGCGGACTGGGAAGGGGC